Part of the Pangasianodon hypophthalmus isolate fPanHyp1 chromosome 9, fPanHyp1.pri, whole genome shotgun sequence genome is shown below.
CACCTAATTATGAGccatttcattgcttatacagttaggtccagaggttccacaaaaatatggcatttaccatttaggaattacagccattttcaacaaagtacctccattttcaggggctcaaaggtatttggacaaagtgacataattgtaaatataaccataattttaatacttggatgaaaatcatttgcagtcaatgactgcctgaagtctagAGCCCATGTTCTTAAACCTCAAGCTCTGAGTTTCcaccctggagatgctttgcgaGGCCTTCAcagccttcagttgctgcttgtttgtgggtctttctgccttcagtcttgtctttggtaagtgaaaagcatgctctattgggttgagatcaggtgacttggccattgaagaatattccatttttttgccttcaaaaagtcttgagttgctttcacagtatgtttagggtcattatccacctgcactgtgaagtggcgtactatcagttttgtagcatttggctgaatgtgagcagagagtatagccctatacacctcagaattcatcttgctacttccgtcagcagtcacatcaataaacaccagtgagcccattccattggcagccatacatgcccatgccaaaACACTTCCTCCACTATGTTtgacatgatgtggtatactttggatcatgagctgtttctttctttcgccatacttttctcttcccatcattctggtacaagttaatcttggtttcatcagtccaaagaatcttattccagaacatagGGGGCTTTTTTAGGtgtttctggcaaagtctaatctggctttcctgttcttgaatgttaccaaggtttgcaccttgttgtaaaccatcggtatttacattcatgagggcgtctcttgattgtagattttgacaatgatacgcctaccttttccagagtattcttgacttctgttgatgttgtgaaggggtttttcttcaccaaggaaaggatcctacgatcatccactttagttgtcttccatggtcttccaggcctttcgatgttgttgagctcaccagtgctttctttcttttcaagaatgtacccaactgttgattgggccacacctaaggtttttgctatctctcttatagatttatgttgttttttcagcctaatgatggcctctttcacttgcattgagatctccttggacttcatattggtagctccagtcgaacagctgccaaatgccaactcaatacctgatatcaactccagagcttttatctgcttcatttgtcttgaagtaacaagggaatggaccgcatctggtcaattaacttcttgtcagtcaattgtccaaatacctttaagcccctgaaaatggaagtactttgctactaaaatggctgtaattcctaaatggtaaatgccatatttttgtggaacctcttaaaataaagctgaaagtctacacttcgatcacattttgattgttttatttcatatccattgtggtggtgtataaaggcaaaatcacaaaaactctgtcattgtccaaatacttccagacctaactgtatTTGAACATGGCTCAGTGGCTAGACTTTATACAGGATGAAGACCCAGCAGTAATGGAAGGAAATTCTTGGGAGTGGTATCACCCTCTCCCATCACATCCACTGACCTACACTTTTGTCTAGTTTCTTTTTACGTGCACTTCATGCACACGCACTTGCTTTCCCTGGCAACCTTTGATATTATTGCATTACTGACTAAGACCAAGAGGGAAAGAAGCTTAAGGACAGAAGCAGATATACTGCTCTTTAGACAGATTAGTGTTCTCTGAAAAGAAGTGCAGTGAATACAGCCAACAGCCATTCTTTCTCAGCTGTGAGTTTGAAGGCTCTGTTTAGGGTCCGTGGCTCAGAGGGACCATTCAGTTGATATACTTTAACCATTTTGCTGTAGTTACGCTCCCttgacacacagctgtacatTCCATAATCATGTGCACTGACAGATTTTATTAGATAGAGGCAGTCAGACTGAGTCCTCTGGCATGGTTCACTTTCACCTCTGTGCTCCCAGCTGTAGGTGGCATGATGGGAGTCAATTGGGCAGGAAAGGTAGAAAGGGAAACCCTTGGGCACAGTGTGCACTATTGGAGGGGTTGAAACTGAAGATGGTACATCTCGCTTGAGTCTTTTTAGAGCTGGATaggaaaaatgttattttaatgattttagcACCACGTAACTGAAACAAGAGCCACACTGGGAAAAATAATGTCAATAGGGAATTAATGCAAAATCTTACCTGAATTTATGGAACATATGTGTGGCTCACCAGTGGCAATATTTTGAATCCCCCCTCTGCAATTAAATTACAATACAATACTCTTTGGCTCATAGGCTTATTTagcttgtttacattttttgagGACACTGTTTTAATTTGACAGGCTATCAAATATGCAAAGTTCATGAAAAGGTTTAGAAAACATACTTAATTTGTGAGGTGCATCCATTTTCAGTCCAAGCACAGTATGGGTCCCTGGCAAGAACACAGTCTTCACAGGATGTATTATAGTCCTGGCACGCCTGCAGATCTAAGACAGACATTTGCCCAGGATATCCAACAAACAACTTTCTCTGAGCAAGTAAAGTGtcaacagaaagagagaaaacattgTGTGATTTAACATGTACTATACAGAGACTGCATTCATAAAGATACATAGATTAAGAGTATTTCAAGTATTCTAGAGAGCAACAATTCCAAGATCAAACCAAAATTTAAAGCAGAATCAGGCTATACCTTTTCAGAGTGTAGTTTCATAGACAGAACAGGAGCAGCGCCACTGCAAAGACTTGTCTCAGAAATTATAAAGGCTTTGGAATCATGCTCCAATATCTTATGGATCGTTCCAGTGTCTGCAgtttacacacaaatacagaagCATTTGATGACTAAAGAGGAGACAATCTGAAATGCAGTTAACCATCCAAGACATTTCTGGTGTCCAAATTTCACTTTTGCTGTGACACTAAGAGTTAATGGTTTATAACCATTAACTGGCATCATGTAAACTGCATGCAGAAGTCATTACACACAGTTGTCTGACAAACCTGTCTGAAGTAGATTACAAAGCTGAAAACTGTTGCAACAGTCATTCAACCCAGAACTCCTTTACCCGGTAATGACGGAAGCCTCAGAGCTCCAAAGAATGTGTGCAAATTAGATTTTCCTTTGAACCACTAAAGTTATACAGATAATTGTATTTACACAGCTCTTACAAGCTTGTTACTAAAATGCTAGCCTATTTTGCATGTCTTTTAAGGCATGGAAAACAAATAATCAGGACAACTAGTGTATTAACAACAACTGATACCTTCCCTGATTACTCGTGATTAAAATTTGCAATCAAACAACTAGCGTCATGCTGCAGCATAGGGcagcacacactcagaggaaagcgctacaTGAGATCACAGAcacctatgattggctagtgttactCTGATCAACATGATAAAGAGAGCATGGCCTCCCTCCCCACctagagagcatggccaattttgctccaaTGGCTCCCAGACATCTGAACTCGAGATCTCCCAACAATAGGgcgaatgctttttttttttttttttttttttttttttaaaaaaaaaaacatgtatcaTGTGATTGATGTTGAGATCAAATTTGGTGAAGTTGTTAGGCTTGTGAAGAAGCCTGAAATCTGtaccaaaaatgttttattcatgtacATGTGGCCCTTAATGCCTCACTAAATAATGCATCATAGCACATGAGTCAGACAACAGTCTACAGGAAAGACAGCAGTCCAGTAAACAACGAAGAATAAACACAATATGactttacaaaatatttatacagtataatcaaaAAGCACATGGAAAGCATGTGGAAAGCACATGGACCCAAACCAACATTATGAAGCCTTACAGTTTGCCCCATCAATTGCACAAGTGCTGAGCCTTTATTGGATGATCATTCTGTTACACTGGATGGTTCTCACTGCCATGTTTATCTCATCTCTGCCTTTGCCTTGCCCTTTTGTTCTGAATGCTGCCTCTGACTTCTGGTATTGTGACCTTGCCCTGTTCACTGATTACGATTTGGATTGTGTTTTGGTGTCTTTCTGGCACCAACCTTTATTGGTTTGACCCTGCCACTCCTGTTAATAAACCTCTTGCAAATGGACTCTTACTCAGCCTCAGTGAGTCCTTTGTTACATGAGCTAAACTATAGAGCTCAAGTTGCAGAAAGTTGAACATAATTTTGAAGCATGGCAACATTGGGTAAACccaaaataattgaaaataaaaatattagtgCATACCTGTGGCAAGCAGcaacacattgtacattttttcatcTGAGGCCTGCACCCTATCCACTGCAATTTTGGTGTAATTGTTATTGCTGATGTAGAAAGGAGCATGTTTCTGTATGGGATGGACCCAGTCAGTCATCTCTGGATGGTTTCTAACAATACGGATAGTAGGGGTGGGCAGAGACCTACTGTCCCCCACACACTGGAAAATACAAAAGACAGTCAAAATTAGTTATGAAATCCCTCCAAAAACTGAGAAATATGATATACAGCCCCTGGATTTCTCCTACGTTGTTTTGGATGCCCTGGAAAGCAAACTATAGAAATGGGCGGCAACCTAAAAATCTTTAGAAATACTAGGCAGAACGTTCTTCGCAAAcatgaaaatttcatttttgttgagGGAACAAAAATGCatcattctttaaaatatttacgcAGTGCACAAACATTTGTAGCTGCAACTATGTGGGTTTTAGTGATGTACTGGCTTGTGAAGTTAAGCTAAGGTAAGTATGTAAGAAATTACAAATTCCACAGCAAGGCGTGTCTGTATTTGGGGGTTGGGGGGCTTCCTCAGTACATCCTGACCATTGATGCTAATATAATAGACATTGTTGAGAGATGCTTTTAGAGATCCTGCAAGATCAAAAGATAAAGAGATTGAGGAAATTGTtggaacaaaaacaaacttgGTGGAATATTTTAATTGGACCACTCTGATTTAGATTCGAGGACTGGTATAAATACTAATAACAACACCAGTCATAATTACCATTATTAAATATACTTAACACAGCTACTCATAGGGTAGGACAAAGTGGCAACAAAATGACACAGCTGGAAACCCTAGATCGTGACACACAGACTGCACCATACACATGGAAATAGTGTGTTTTGGGCATGATTTGGGATATAATTAAACATTCCTAGTCAAATGATTTAAAAGCACATGTTAATAGGTACCATGCTAAACCAAATGATACATGAAATTTCCATGAGCTTGCTTGATTTTGTTCCCTTGATTATCTCCATTTGCAATGGACAGATAACAGTATAAACTTAACTGAGTATAGCCTCAAATAAAAAGAGAGGTAATAAGATAAGCAAATTCTTACGGTTCCTGGCCTTGGGTTGGGAATATCTTCATTGTATCCTTTGAAGCTGGACTTCTCAAAAATGTCATCAAGCTCAGCTAAGGAGTATATGCAAACAGCCGTGGCATTCCTGTGCCATGGGTTAACAAATAGGTGTGTTAATACATGCTGTACATGTTGTTCCTCTCCACTAATAGAGGAGGATGTTTATTGACAAAGCTGTACACAGACAGAGCAGAATATCTGCTGGATAAGCTATACAGTGACAGAGGAGGATGTTTACCAGCTGCTTGAGAAAAGAGCATAGACAAGAGATTCCTTCCAGTTATCAGAGTGTAGCACAAAGATGTCTTGCAGACGATTAAAATATAGCGACTCTCCAGGAATCGCACACACAAGGCGTGCCTTCAGAAAAGATGTccaaatgttttggaaaaatcTCTTAGGCCCTCCTTTGTCAATCTGCAATGAGATGccaggaataataataataatataaaagaaaagaatcaGCTTGCtacagctgcaaaaaaaaaaaagttcagtgtTCTTATATTACAAACCAAGCTCAATCTAAACATCCTGAAAGTATCATCTAACGgtattataaaataacataGCATCAGTGCTTTCTCCCCAGTACAGTTTCAAGGGAAAACTTTCATTTTCCTGGAAAATGCTTATAAAATGAGGATTCTGACAGTAGAGCTCACGACAtgtcatgggaaaaaaacacataatactTTAGGGCATGTTTCTTTGTCTACTGACACTATGTAACTTGGCATATTATCTGTGTTGTGTCCCTCCTATTTAAGTGTGCTTCACAGTAAATGGTAATATAtggtatactgtacatatactgtatataatactgCACCTTGCATACTCTGGCCACCCTAGAGATCCAGGGGTCAGCTTCTGGACTGCTGTCTGAGTTTTTCTCTCGAAAGAGAACATAAATTTTCTCATTCAATGGGTCTTCAGGTCTGCTGGCCACAAAAGCTGATATAAATGTTGGTTCTGGAAGGGAATAGGCCAAGAGAGAAATGACTATTATAGCAAACCGATTTAGAGtaaattgtatatataaacCTTGCTATCACAAATATTTGGTTTTAATTAAATAGAGCAGTGATTTATAAAAACTTATGCAAAAACATCCATTAAGTGGTAAAATGTAGCATATTTTGTGCAATACCAATGGAGTCACCATCgattttcacatttaatataTAGTATTTATGTGTATTCAGGGGTATGTGTGCAATTTCTTTGATCTACCTGTAATCCATGGATCATACATCCATAATTTGTTTTggctgccagcttgccttcggAAATGTAGTGATGTTCCATCCAAGTAAAGTGGCGCTGCAGCATAAAGGTCTCCATCTGGGggcgaggggaaaaaaaagctaatacTTTTCACAcgctttttaaaatgtaacactactgttttgcttgCAGTTTTTTAGTAAACCtaatatttcataatacatATTGTgcattgtaaaattgtaaaaatgtcgTCAGGTATTGtgattatgatatttttgtcatagcACCCAATCTATGTGAGGAAATGATACTTGCATGCTTTAGATTTTAATTAAGTTCATAATTAATGAACATATGCCATAATTAATTGTGCATACCTAGTATTTAACTGTTTATCTACTTTAATACTTTAGCCATTCTACATAGAATACTTTTTATACAGCCTCTACAGTATATCTAAGTAGCAACGCATGTCGCATACCTACTACAAGTGACAGAGAGTTTTGTGAGTATTTGTAAGGTGAGATGCCACTGCCATCAATACTTTCCACAACCACAAGGGAGCGATTGTTTTTTCTGGGATCCtatgagacagaaaaagaacagCTAATCGGATCAGTGAGGATCAGCTGATTCCAGCTGCATTGCACATACCATTTCAACAGCACAAAGAAAATGCTGATGGATGTTATATATTCAACCTACCAGCTTCCAGCACGTTGGTTGTCTTCCATTTGTCCCACAGATAAAAAGCCAATCCTGGAATTCTTCGATTACTGTTATGACGATTTCACAAGAGCTCTGAAATATAGGGGAAATATGCACTTAATTGGAACCAAACACTGGCTCATTAGACCATGTAATAAACTTTTGGTTTACACATTTCCAAGCCAGACCTGTTAAATAAACCCACACAAGCctgtaaaattgtaattatgGTGTCTGGcacttatttatacttatttatttataattatactcAAACAGTAACCAAAGAAGACACatataatactaaaataaatcaaaaagaCTCAACAAAACCCAGCTCAAATTTGgactttttttacattacagcaAGTACATCATTTCTATGATGGTTCCTAAATGTTACTGGAACATGATCGGCATACATACCCCATCGCAAAAGTCATCTCCGTTATCTGTCAGGGTGAAGTTCtacaacaaaaatgtaaaatcattttTCTAACATAACATCATTTCTATTGTATCACTTTTATAATGAAACTTTCAGTCCTTACCTTAATAATACAGAATCTGTACAAATATGTTATCAattcactcaacacacacaacacacaatccCTTGCCAATTCCTTGCACAAtgattaatgaagaaaaaatgaatttattgatGTGCTCCTGATGGAATGATAGACTTGCAGCACAAATTTCTGTATTTAGGTTTGATTTCATAAACTCAGCTGATAAATGTGAGTTAATACTATCAGTTGTGGCTCTTATAACAGGTGTATTGGTAACAAAAGCCTGGGTTTGACTGCCCTGAACTGCCCAAcatctttataaataattacctCTACTACACCACCATCGTTCAGCTCCAGCACAGAGTTTAGTTGCCCCAAGAGCAAGTTCTCAGATCCATGTTGAAGGCAGAAGACAGTATGGCTCACATTTTTACTATAGATTAGCGGCTGACTTGAATTATctgttacaaacaaacaaaataacgCAAATCATGTGCTTGTCTAGTCGAAGAAGAGCGTTTAAGCTGCACTTACTAGATGAAGCTGGTGATGGTTTATTGATTAATAAACATACCTTGTCGCAGCATTAATCTGGGAATTGCCCATGAACAAAAAACGGACAGAAAGCACGAGCCAAAAAGAAGCGACTTGCAGAGGAATTTCATTTCTGTATCACTCAGGTGCCTCTGTAATGGAGAACGCGCTGTCGATCACTCTTCTCTTCCCAAACTCACActcagtgcacaaagcaaatgCACTCTCCAATCCCCATCCCAGAGTGTATGTCTACTGTATCCAGTCCAAAAAAACCTCTCCTAAATCAGCCAGATACGCCAGTGTGACTCCTCGTTCCTGCTGATTCAAGTCTCCAAGTAAAAGCTATTTATCTGACTTTAGCAGTTAGCAAAATATCCGTCAAAGATCGCGAAGAACAGGGTTTTGCTCTGTCAACACACGCTTAATTGAACCGGATCGGTTATGAAACTtggtgcgcgcgcgcgcgcacacacagacacacacacacacacacacacacacagaggcaatTTGTCAAGTTTTTGGTAGATGGGATTAGATCTGTCACTGACATTTCACTCAGTTATTGGGTCtgcttatattatattatattatattatattatattatattatattatattatgtccTACATTATACGATTACTACAGCTAGGTTTGAATCAGCAGGGACAGGTCGCACCTGGTGTGAGCCTGTTGTCACCTGCCTGCCTAGTTTAAATGAGGCTTTCTCAAACAagcctggatttttttttttttttttttaagctcacTTTGTGGACTAGCCGTTCCTGCTAAATCAAGTCTGTCTGTAGTAATCGATGATAATTTTCAAATTATTCTGGATTTTCAAAAATGTAGCCGGTATGAGCGTGTTCACTGGGATCCCGTTAGAAGGAAAAAAGTAAGATatctaaataaatttaaaaaattttaatcataatcataataaactGTAAGTACACTGGCTGTGTGAATGGGTTGAGCGCACTTCCTGGTTCAGCCTTTAGGGGGCGGTGTAGGGAACATGGTGGCTACGAGCCGGGGCTAACAGACGAAGAAGAGCGCCTACGCAGCGGACTGCAAGATAATATGGTGCTATAACgttatttttgctttataaaagatttattcTAGCTCGCAACTACCAGTTAATGCTGTATTTGAAAACcaataacaaataaaagcaaactTTTCTTGTAGCCATTGTTTGTCAGGGTTAAATattgtgttagctagctggctaatttaGCAGTGCTAACCGGTTATTAtgctgtcatttttaaaaatctgttcattcattttttttccagcggTTCCGATTTTGTGGTGATTTGGACTGCCCGGACTGGGTCTTAGCAGAAATCAGCACTTTAGCACGAATAGTTGAGTAACAGCTTTCATTTATAACAAAATACAGACATACTGTATCACGTGATCTCAGTAACGCCAGTGTATTAGTAAAGCAAAGGAACACTGATGTGCTTTTTCTTGTTATTTACACCACAGTCAAGCGTCAAGATGAAACTTCTGTGTGTGCAAGTCATAAAAGACATCCTCGATGAAGGCATTGATGTAAGTTTCAGCACATTTATGGTGCTGCTATAATGTATGCCCGAGTAGATCTGGAGACATCATTAATACTAGCTTATCTTTTCAGTATGACAAGGTGGCAAAACTAACCTCTGATGCAAAATTTGGTGAGTTAAagccttatttatttcaatgttaAATGTGGGTCAAAGACCTTACTGACATCCTGTACCCAAATAAGCCATAACTTACAGCTGTTCTTGGTTTTGCTTAGTTGGGTTTGAACTGCACAGTGATGTTTTTGTCACAGCCCTTCATACAATTTTCCATACAGCGCCCCAAAACAATATCACCATACCGTACAAAATATAAGCacttattacaaaaaaatcacacaaaaaggCTTCACtcacaaaacaaatgtaaaGCTAAATTCTGAGTAagctttgtaatattttattgttttggtCTGCTACCAGAACATTTCAGTGACTCTAGCAAAACtgtaaaatgagcaaaaaaaacccCTCTTTATTTATAGTTCAGCTGACTGTCTACATGCTCACATGCAACTTATGCTTAAACAGAAATAGTACTGTTTGaataggttcccttttgagtgtggttcctctcaaggtttcttcctcttgtcgtCTCATGGAGCTTTTTTTGGCTGCTGTCACCTGtgacttgctcattaaggatcaaaatataaatctacatcaggatttttgtaaagctgctgtgtgacaaTATCTATTATTAGTACTATCCAAAGAACTGAATTGAACTTCCCAATTGTTTTCCACTAAATGCAGAAATGACAGTATTTAAGCctgttttacatatttaaagacatttttaagtATTAATAAAAACGTATAAGTATTATACATTCAATTGTatgtatattgttttaaaactaaaagtTTAACAGTATCAAAAATACTTATTACCAAAGAAGTTGGTTTATTATCAGAAAAGGTCAAAAGGCTTTTCTGTGTATCCTACTCTCACCAACAGTTCTCATTTATTTGTTGCAAGCGGTGGTGACCTACAATCGTAATGATCAGTGTATTTGTTCCAGAGAGTGGAGATATTAAAGCCAGTGTCGCCGTACTGAGTTTTATCCTTTCCAGTGCAGCAAAGCATGATGTTGATAGTGAATCTCTATCCAGTGAACTTCAGCAGCTGGGCTTGCCTAAAGGTGAGAATGATCTGGAACATTTACTACACAAAAACTGATGATATGCAATGTGATCCTCTAATACACCTACATTACCAGTGTGTTTAGTCATTGGGCATGATATTTTTTGCACACACCTTCGCATAGCAGTTACGCAGGCAGTGATAGCACCTATGTCTTTTCAGAGCACACAACAGGACTGTGTAAATCTTatgaagacaaacacacagctctgcaGGAGAAGCTAAAGGAGAGCAGTCTACGCTGTGAGTATGAAAAGGCATGGAACAGACTTTATATGAGCTTCTAATTATGTAGTATTGCTGAGCGCATCCCGAATATGGTATATTCAGTACCATACATACCACAACTAAGCAGAGTGCATCACTGTGTGTATTCAGTGGGGCGTCTGGAAACAGTGAATTGGAGGGTGGACTACACACTGAGCTCCAGCGAACTGAAGGAGGTGAATGAGCCCACAGTACAGCTGAAGCTTCAGGCTCAGGACCCAGAGTCTGGTTCCACTGAGACCACTGTCGTTTCAGTCACTGCAGACAAGTTCAGAGTGCTCTTAACAGGTATGATTAAAAGTATGCAACCAATAAATTTGCAGTTTTCAATTTTTAAGTACAACATTCATATGTAAAGTGTaaattaatgtacatttttttccccctctgctTTCTAGAACTTAAACAAGCACAAGCTATGATGAATGCACTGCAGTGAATCCATCTTGtattatgtttttgttaattcattCTAAATATGAGTGTCATATACACTTACAGAATCTCTCTGAACTGTAAGTAGCTTTGTTACTTTCTGGTCACCATTCACACACTGGCCTGTTGGAAGTCACACGGTTGGGCTTACAATTCCAGTGGAATTAATGGGATCATTATGTGAAGCAGAGAACATGGTGGTGTAATTCTCTATTATAATGTGCAGCAGCAGTTTCAAATCGGTTTTTGGACTAAACGTAAAACAAATTAAGAACGATTTCCATTAGTTGGTCCACAGTGATAGTGATTAGTGACAGACTAATTATAAGGCATATCAGTACAGTACAGAGCTATGCACAGACCGGTCCTTGGACTAAGAACTTAAATAATAAGTTTGCTTGGtccaatatataaataatatattgcttggtccactgtttttttttttcccagtcatgttgattagttttttgtttttttttaacttgaaaaTCTTCTGTATTTTTAGatgaatgttcatgaaataaataatttgacaaTAACGCATTGCCCATGACAGTTCTTTTTATGCTGACTTCTGTAGATTCACCATGCTTTGCAAATATTGTGGTGTGACAAcaggggggcatggtggcttagtggttagcacggttgccttgcacctccaggggttcgattcctgcctctgacctgtgtgtgcggagtgtgcatgttctccctgtgctttggggatTTCCTCTGAATACTCCAGTCTCCTGCCCAACTGCAAAGACATGCATTGGAGGCTGACTGGAGGCTGACtgtctctaaattgtccatagtgtgtgtgtgtgtgtgtgtgtgtgtgtgtgtgtgtgtgtgtgagagagaatgtgtgcgCGATTGTGCCCtccgatgggttggcaccccgtctaGGGTGTCCCCCGCTTTGTGCCccgataggctccaggctccccgtgaccctgtgtaggataagtggtactgaagatagatggatggatggatggatggtgtgTCAACAGGACAACTTCAGTCCGTCTTGAATACTTAATGAGCGCATACAGCTATGATGTATTAAATAGTAtaataccacagcgctgttgaattctcatttCAATTTTTCCCCCATGAGGTATTAAGGGCATGTGGTTTGTGATTCCTCAGTGACATGACAAACCACATTTtgaaacagatagagagagagagagaggatctCTTGATGGGATGACTGTTTACAGTttctataacgtaagtgatataCCAGGAACTAACATTAGATTTAACTATacatggttaaaaagcatgatgtttcataataaataaaaaaattgtaatgcttTGCAAACCGCTATGggagaagagg
Proteins encoded:
- the commd4 gene encoding COMM domain-containing protein 4, encoding MRFRFCGDLDCPDWVLAEISTLARISSVKMKLLCVQVIKDILDEGIDYDKVAKLTSDAKFESGDIKASVAVLSFILSSAAKHDVDSESLSSELQQLGLPKEHTTGLCKSYEDKHTALQEKLKESSLRLGRLETVNWRVDYTLSSSELKEVNEPTVQLKLQAQDPESGSTETTVVSVTADKFRVLLTELKQAQAMMNALQ
- the sema7a gene encoding semaphorin-7A — encoded protein: MKFLCKSLLFGSCFLSVFCSWAIPRLMLRQDNSSQPLIYSKNVSHTVFCLQHGSENLLLGQLNSVLELNDGGVVENFTLTDNGDDFCDGSSCEIVITVIEEFQDWLFICGTNGRQPTCWKLDPRKNNRSLVVVESIDGSGISPYKYSQNSLSLVVDGDLYAAAPLYLDGTSLHFRRQAGSQNKLWMYDPWITEPTFISAFVASRPEDPLNEKIYVLFREKNSDSSPEADPWISRVARVCKIDKGGPKRFFQNIWTSFLKARLVCAIPGESLYFNRLQDIFVLHSDNWKESLVYALFSSSWNATAVCIYSLAELDDIFEKSSFKGYNEDIPNPRPGTCVGDSRSLPTPTIRIVRNHPEMTDWVHPIQKHAPFYISNNNYTKIAVDRVQASDEKMYNVLLLATDTGTIHKILEHDSKAFIISETSLCSGAAPVLSMKLHSEKRKLFVGYPGQMSVLDLQACQDYNTSCEDCVLARDPYCAWTENGCTSQIKGGIQNIATGEPHICSINSALKRLKRDVPSSVSTPPIVHTVPKGFPFYLSCPIDSHHATYSWEHRGESEPCQRTQSDCLYLIKSVSAHDYGMYSCVSRERNYSKMVKVYQLNGPSEPRTLNRAFKLTAEKEWLLAVFTALLFREH